A region from the Vicia villosa cultivar HV-30 ecotype Madison, WI linkage group LG3, Vvil1.0, whole genome shotgun sequence genome encodes:
- the LOC131658308 gene encoding uncharacterized protein LOC131658308 — translation MRTLSTITDAQLVSIQEGNLGDLVEIRSEATRKMWLNLKIKENMIFQKSIVKWDVEGDLNSRFFHCALKARRRANFINSIDSDNGVLESVGDIKEEVRRHFASKFSDSNQSRPSLEGFSFKAISVGDNFNLELPFTEKEFKDAIWGCEGSKSLGPDGYNFFFIKKCWGFIKADFIRFFNDFHDKGFLSKAIVSSFISLITKKEHPVSLDDYRPICLVGCLYKALSKLLAARLKLVLRSIISSTQSAFVPGRQLLEAILVANEVIDSAVKEKRGCLLFKVNFEKAYNKVNWVIVNGNPTKDFEVKKWLRQGDPLSPFLFVIIAEGLAALVRNAVNVGIYSNFIVGTSVFVDIIQFADDTLLVGEGNWGQFWALKAVLRGFEVVSGLGVNFHKSRIVGFNLSKHFMGAAANFLGCKVEDNSFLFLGIRLGSNHKRISWWKPLIDKLKDPLAAWKGRFLSFGGRITLVKSVLSSLSIFQLSFFKAPTKWQWKISQGVDSMWLKVLTEKYGNLKHLILTRGESVKRAKRSSWSMLGDGLDIPFWSGFWNSAGRFIDVLPQLYQACTMKDQSVANFGHWKDDGWDWGDLGIVNPNSVLQNQLHRLRGILASTTPNDDVADTVVWLPDPQFGYTTRSGYKQLRLYHVDSGGGGIHPALFEFAWKVVVPYRIKTFGWRSLINRLPTKELLKRRGIISNPADFRCVFCSVAEESVNHIFMDCSFSIRVWAKIFLWVGGDSGLGGDLASSLNSWILDNRRKRFRKEVSGRIWLAVLWCIWNHRNDIIFNEAKPCVSDLVWNIKLKVWKWSCVGNIPYSKCNYYDFCKNPLL, via the exons ATGAGAACGTTATCAACGATAACGGATGCGCAGCTGGTTTCGATTCAGGAAGGTAATTTGGGAGATTTGGTGGAGATTCGTAGTGAGGCGACGAGAAAAATGTGGCTGAACTTGAAGATTAAAGAAAATATGATTTTCCAAAAATCTATAGTTAAGTGGGATGTGGAAGGAGACTTGAATAGCAGATTTTTTCATTGTGCCTTGAAAGCCAGAAGGAGGGCAAATTTTATCAATAGTATTGATTCGGATAACGGAGTCTTGGAGTCGGTGGGAGATATAAAGGAAGAGGTCAGAAGGCATTTTGCTAGTAAGTTCTCCGATTCTAACCAATCCCGGCCTTCTCTTGAGGGATTCTCTTTTAAAGCCATTTCAGTCGGGGATAATTTCAATCTGGAACTTCCCTTTACGGAAAAGGAATTTAAGGATGCGATTTGGGGTTGTGAGGGGTCGAAGAGCCTGGGGCCGGACGGCTATAACTTTTTCTTTATCAAAAAGTGTTGGGGCTTCATAAAAGCTGATTTCATTCGATTCTTCAACGATTTTCATGATAAAGGTTTTCTATCAAAGGCGATTGTCTCCTCTTTTATCTCTTTAATTACGAAAAAGGAGCATCCTGTTTCTCTGGACGACTATCGGCCAATCTGTTTGGTAGGTTGCCTTTACAAAGCTTTATCTAAACTCCTTGCTGCTAGGTTGAAGTTGGTGTTAAGGTCTATAATCTCTAGCACCCAGAGTGCTTTTGTCCCTGGCAGGCAGCTCCTCGAGGCAATTTTGGTTGCGAATGAGGTCATTGACTCGGCTGTTAAGGAGAAGAGGGGTTGTTTGCTTTTCAAAGTAAACTTTGAAAAGGCCTACAACAAAGTGAACTGG GTAATTGTCAACGGTAATCCTACGAAAGACTTTGAGGTGAAGAAATGGTTGAGGCAAGGAGATCCGCtatctcctttcctttttgttaTCATTGCTGAAGGCTTGGCGGCGCTGGTTAGAAATGCGGTGAATGTCGGCATTTATTCTAACTTCATAGTGGGGACCTCCGTGTTTGTTGATATCATCCAATTCGCAGATGATACATTACTGGTTGGTGAAGGAAATTGGGGTCAGTTTTGGGCTCTCAAGGCGGTGTTGAGAGGTTTCGAAGTTGTATCGGGGTTGGGAGTTAACTTTCACAAAAGTAGGATTGTTGGTTTTAATCTTAGCAAGCATTTTATGGGGGCTGCAGCAAATTTCTTGGGATGTAAGGTTGAAGACAATTCTTTCCTTTTCTTAGGTATTCGGTTGGGATCTAATCACAAAAGGATCTCGTGGTGGAAGCCGCTCATTGATAAACTCAAGGATCCTCTCGCTGCTTGGAAGGGAAGATTCTTGTCTTTCGGGGGAAGAATTACCCTTGTTAAATCAGTTCTTTCTAGTCTGTCTATTTTTCAACTGTCCTTTTTCAAAGCGCCGACAAAG TGGCAGTGGAAAATTTCGCAAGGAGTTGATTCTATGTGGCTGAAAGTTCTTACCGAGAAGTATGGTAATTTGAAGCATCTCATTCTCACGCGGGGCGAATCGGTTAAAAGAGCGAAGCGCTCCAGTTG GAGCATGTTGGGTGATGGTTTGGACATCCCTTTTTGGAGCGGGTTCTGGAATTCTGCAGGTAGATTTATTGATGTTCTTCCCCAACTGTATCAGGCCTGCACTATGAAGGACCAAAGTGTCGCCAATTTCGGTCATTGGAAGGATGATGGATGGGATTGGGGCGATTTGGGGATTGTTAATCCCAATTCTGTTTTGCAGAACCAGTTGCATCGTTTACGCGGTATTCTGGCTAGCACGACTCCGAATGATGATGTTGCGGACACGGTGGTGTGGCTGCCCGATCCTCAGTTTGGATACACGACAAGAAGCGGTTACAAACAATTGCGTCTTTATCATGTTGATTCCGGTGGAGGCGGCATTCATCCGGCTCTGTTTGAATTCGCGTGGAAGGTGGTTGTCCCTTACAGAATAAAAACGTTCGGGTGGCGAAGTTTAATCAATCGGTTACCCACCAAGGAGTTGCTGAAACGGCGTGGTATTATCAGTAACCCGGCGGACTTCAGGTGCGTTTTTTGTTCAGTGGCTGAGGAATCGGTTAACCATATTTTTATGGACTGTTCTTTTTCCATTCGTGTGTGGGCTAAAATTTTCTTGTGGGTGGGAGGCGATTCGGGTTTGGGAGGTGATTTGGCCTCTAGCTTGAACTCTTGGATTCTTGATAACCGGAGAAAGAGGTTTAGGAAGGAGGTTTCGGGTCGGATTTGGCTGGCAGTTTTATGGTGCATTTGGAATCATAGAAATGACATCATCTTTAACGAAGCCAAACCTTGTGTTTCGGATTTAGTTTGGAACATCAAACTTAAGGTTTGGAAATGGTCTTGCGTCGGCAACATTCCTTACTCCAAATGTAACTATTATGATTTCTGCAAAAATCCGCTGTtgtag